One window from the genome of Chrysemys picta bellii isolate R12L10 chromosome 15, ASM1138683v2, whole genome shotgun sequence encodes:
- the RFC5 gene encoding replication factor C subunit 5: MESAAPKPPPPAGKSRNLPWVEKYRPQTLNDLISHQDILSTIQKFISEDRLPHLLLYGPPGTGKTSTILACAKQLYKDKEFNAMVLELNASDDRGIDVVRGPILSFASTRTIFKKGFKLVILDEADAMTQDAQNALRRVIEKFTENTRFCLICNYLSKIIPALQSRCTRFRFGPLTPELMVPRLQHVIKEEMADVSEDGMKALVTLSSGDMRRALNILQSTTMAFGKVTEDTVYTCTGHPLKSDIANILDWMLNQDFTTAYKKILELKTLKGLALHDILSEIHLFVHRVDFPPSVRIQLLIKMADIEHRLAAGTSEKIQLSSLIAAFQVTRDLIVAEA, encoded by the exons ATGGAGTCTGCAGCCCCCAAGCCGCCGCCGCCGGCCGGGAAGAGCAGGAACCTGCCATG GGTGGAAAAATATCGTCCTCAGACACTGAATGACCTAATTTCCCATCAGGACATTCTGAGCACCA TTCAGAAGTTCATCAGCGAAGATCGTCTGCCTCACCTTCTCCTCTATGGACCGCCTGGCACTGGCAAGACCTCCACAATTCTGGCCTGTGCTAAACAGCTCTACAAAGACAAGGAATTCAACGCCATGGTTTTAGAG ctgaaTGCTTCGGATGACAGAGGAATTGATGTAGTCAGAGGCCCCATCCTGAGCTTTGCTAGCACAAGGACAATCTTTAA GAAAGGTTTTAAGCTTGTGATCCTGGATGAAGCAGACGCCATGACCCAGGATGCCCAGAATGCCCTAAGGCGAG TGATTGAGAAATTCACTGAGAACACCAGGTTTTGCCTGATCTGTAACTACCTCTCCAAGATCATCCCTGCCTTGCAGTCCAGATGCACAAGGTTCCGGTTTGGCCCCCTGACTCCGGAACTCATGGTCCCCAGGCTGCAGCATGTCATCAAGGAAGAGAT GGCTGACGTAAGTGAAGATGGGATGAAAGCATTGGTGACCCTCTCCAGCGGGGACATGCGCAGAGCTCTGAATATTTTGCAG AGCACCACCATGGCCTTTGGGAAGGTGACGGAGGACACCGTGTACACCTGCACGGGGCACCCACTGAAGTCTGACATTGCCAACATTCTCGACTGGATGCTGAACCAGGACTTCACCACTGCCTATAAAA AAATCCTGGAGCTGAAGACGCTGAAGGGTTTGGCTCTGCATGACATCCTGTCAGAGATCCACTTGTTTGTGCACCGAG TTGACTTCCCGCCTTCCGTCCGAATCCAACTCCTGATCAAAATGGCAGACATCGA GCACAGACTGGCTGCGGGGACAAGCGAGAAGATTCAGCTAAGCTCCCTTATTGCTGCGTTCCAAGTCACCAGGGACTTGATTGTAGCTGAGGCTTAG